From Aricia agestis chromosome 11, ilAriAges1.1, whole genome shotgun sequence, a single genomic window includes:
- the LOC121731885 gene encoding uncharacterized protein LOC121731885, with product MFNLYVDSLIEELSSTHVGCHIDGVNVNNLSYADDMVLLSASICGLNKLLKICEKFAMLLALPRYCSASGMFADARVDCFYTTMRKRCTSLARRVRGSDNTILKVLANSETWTLTQKEETKLLVAERKILRKILGPTRDEDGSWRPRKNLEIEELVAMPNIIGEYKSHRIRWLDHVERMNDDRAAKKAYVGQMTGKRPVGRPRYRWRDEVEKDLKAL from the exons ATGTTTAACCTGTATGTGGACTCCCTGATCGAGGAGCTGAGTAGCACCCATGTCGGCTGCCATATTGATGGagttaatgttaataatttaagttacGCAGACGATATGGTGCTGCTCAGCGCCTCGATCTGCGGACTGAacaaactattaaaaatatgcGAAAAATTCGCCA TGCTGCTGGCGCTGCCGCGGTACTGCAGCGCGTCGGGGATGTTTGCCGACGCCCGCGTGGATTGTTTTTATACGACCATGCGGAAGCGGTGCACATCTCTGGCGCGCAGGGTGAGGGGCAGCGACAACACCATTCTAAAAGTGTTAGCAAATAG TGAAACTTGGACCCTAACTCAAAAGGAGGAAACAAAGCTGTTAGTAGCTGAGAGAAAAATCCTGCGCAAGATTCTCGGACCGACGAGGGATGAAGATGGCAGTTGGAGGCCACGGAAAAACCTTGAGATTGAAGAACTCGTGGCAATGCCCAATATTATCGGGGAATACAAATCTCACCGAATCCGCTGGCTCGATCACGTAGAAAGAATGAATGATGACCGAGCGGCTAAAAAAGCGTATGTGGGGCAAATGACTGGCAAACGACCGGTAGGCCGTCCCAGATACCGCTGGAGGGATGAGGTAGAAAAGGACCTGAAGGCGTTATGA